A window of Mustela erminea isolate mMusErm1 chromosome 19, mMusErm1.Pri, whole genome shotgun sequence genomic DNA:
tcctccccagccttaGATCTTCAGAGattttccacttttgttttcAAGTTACAAAAGTGCACATCTACAGAAACATAAATGAAAGGAAGGAGGCACCCCCAACTACCACCAAATGCAGTTCATATGTGTtagtatttcagattttattctgtaaacatttcattttgcaCAGCTAGAGTTACACacacatttgtatctttcttttttcatgttccaTGATATAACAAACATTCTTGCATAACACTAACAATTCTGCAAAGTTATTATCCTTAACAGCTTCCTAATATCCCTGTCCCAAACAGGCCTATTGTTTACATAAACAATCCACTAATCTGGGACATGTTGAGTGTTTCCACTGTTTTGCTATGATAAAAAATGTGATGAATTCAAACCTTGCTCtacactttggatttttttcccctctttttttgaGTAGTATCTTCCTCAACTAGAGTCACAGGATCAACAAGTGTCTCAATCCACCTTGCAAAACGGCCTTCCGCAAAAATGACACGATTTACAGTTCCATCAGTTGAGAGTGCTGGTTTCACTGCATCTCTACCAGCACTGAGGTTTTTGTGTTTCATGCTGGTTTTAAGTCTTTGCTAACTTGATTGGTTTACACACGTGTCGTATTGCTGAGGTTTAAATTTGTCTTTGAGGAAAGGTAAAGTCAAATATGACTACAGTTCATCACGTCCTTATTTCTGTGAATTTCTTGTTGAGGGTGTATGGATGGAGAGGTGGGAGGCATGCAGAGATCAGCGATGCTTTCTCATGGTCTCCTTTATCCATTTGACATACTTGCAGACTTGGGTATAGACACCTGGGTCATTGGGTTggccacaaggaaaagttccccAGGACACCAAGCCTTGCAGGGTACCTTTGCACATCAGTGGTCCTCCTGAGTCACCCtggagaaaaaagagcaaattagtTTCAGTTTCAGAGCAAGCACCACAGACAGACCTGTCTACGGTCGGAAGTTAATCATGTCTTTGTGGGCAGACCATGGACTTCCACCCTGGCCAATGGGAAAGACTCAAGGTCTCTGGGGGCCAATGGGAGAACAGAAGTTAGTGTTGTCATGGAGAGAACAAACCTGCTCTCTGAAGAGTTGGGCTTGAGCCCGGGTCAATGGGACCAATCACCGGGAAGGAGGTGGAGCTTCTGGGGGGTCAGAGCCCCATTTACTTTTCACCTTTAAGGACTTGGCGccaagccagagggagaaggagtgttATCTCCAGAGACTGGGTACATGACCTTTGCACATGAAAGGTGGGGAAAGACTGGCCCTGGAAAGCAGGGCAGGACAGGTGATATAATTCAAAAACCACAATGCAAAATGAATATGCGGCCACTgtgttcaaaaattattaagagaTCCAAGACAGCAACAGAAGTGCGCTAACTCCTTTGTGTGGGACTCCCCGAGTGTGAAGTTCTATGCCACTGCGCAGCTTGCATATTCATGAAGCCGGCCCTCACCAGGGAAAAAAGGGGAGCCGCACCGCCCATTCTCTAGAACGGACATCCCTGTCCCATTCCGCCCCAATATCTCACACACACCATCCCACCTCCCCTGAAGGCTGGAGGGGTACATGTGAGCAAAGAGAGTGGGATACTGAAAGaagggtggagaggagaaggcaaaaGGAAGAGGGCGACAGAGAAGCAGAAATGCAGGGGGCGAAGAAGGAGCAGAGTTGGACACAGGCGGAGaccgggcagagagagagagatcgatcccACACAAAGAGAGGAAGACAATGTCATTCAGATACAGAGAGGAGGttaaaaagatgaggaaagggggaacaaagagaagggggagagataGTTCCTTCCCTAAAACCAGGACTGGGATAAAGTGGAGGAGACATTAGTTCCCAGGCACAAAGATTCAATAATTgcagtaaataatattttaatgtaatgatTGAGAAAACTCGGATTTAGTATGAGAAAGTCCATGATGAGCACGGTATCTCAACTTCAGATAAAGACAGTGTCAGGCCAGTGCTGTGCTGCACCATTACTGTAGCCTGAGGTAAATGAACAATTCAGTAAGACTGATGGCTCTTCATCGAAAATTCTGGCATTTTGTTCATCATGGACTTTTCacatggatttaatttttttttaatgtttcattagtAGAATGTGATTTATCTTGGATCTACTTGAAGTTTGGGCTTGAAGCCAGTACCTCACTCACCTTCTGCCTGTCCTAACCCCATCTTTTCTGCCACCATTCTGCCCCATCCCCAGGGTCATGCCAGCCTCCTGGGCTCCCACTACTGCCCCAGAAAGAGAGCAGAGTAGAGAGAGTTAGGAAAACTGGCCTTGGGATGCAATGGGGGTACAAAAGAATTGCTCAGCACCAAGGTCAGGGGCCCAGATTGTGGAtggagggaaaggcaggggaTCTGGGGCTAGGGATGGGTGGAGTCTCACGTTGCAGGTGTTGGTCTTGGAGTTGGGGATGCCAGCACACAGCATGGATTTTCCCAGTAGGTCCTTGTAAACCTTCTTGCAATCCTGGGAGGAGATGAGCTTGACATCCGTGCACATGAGCTTTGATGGAAAGGTcactgggggggggaggggaggtcagtCAGAGGCCTGGGCCAGCAGCCCCTTGAGTGCTGATGGACAGAGGAAGAGCCTTGGACCCCAAAGTGAGAGGGGACTGGAGGCTCAACACTCAAGTCATGATATGGGGTCTGACTCCTGGTCTCCAGGGTCTGAGGgggggagctgggagccagggtCCCAGAGGCAGCCTCACCATCAGGGCTGGTGGTGGTGCCCCAGCCAGAAACAGTGCATGTGGTCCCAGGGGGTTCACAGCGAGAGGGCAGGTTGACTTTCCTCACATTCGATGATAGCCTGGCTCGTCTACTTAGCTTCACAAGCATGAGGTCATTAACGTGAGTCTGAGTGGAGTAGCCGGGGTGGCGGAAAGACTTTGTGGCACGGATCTTCTGGGATCTATTGTCACCCAGCTGATCACTGCCTATGTGCACGTTGTATTCACTGGAAGAACAGAGTGACATTTAGAGAGAAACACTATGATTGGGAGAAGGGACAGGGACCtcgagggaggggggcagagaccCGGAGAGAGGGCTGTAGTGTCCCTGCCACATACCTCATCAGGCAGTGGGCAGCAGTGAGCACCCACTGTTCATTGACCAGCACACCTCCACAGTGGAGCTGATCGCCCTTGAGCAGGGCCACCTGCCAGGGGTGAGAGCCTCTTGTACATGGGACTCCATCAATAATCTTCTCCCCACTCTTGTCACCTTGGGTTGGATagagataaggaagaaaacaTGGGTAGCAAGCATCAAGCGGGCTGAAGAAGCAGCCAATGGATTTGGAGACTAagatggaaagagacagagaggcatgAGAAATGCAGAGGCAGAAGCGAGGAACAGTGCAGAGAAAGTGGGacatggagatggagagagacagagggagcctGGTCATAAACCAGGAGGAATATCGTGCCTGAAGGCAACTCCAGAAGCTGATAGGAATGACAATGAGTGCAGGAGATGGTCTGGAGGCCAGATGACCCCGGGAgtcagaaggaagcaggaagaaagggGGCAGGAAGTAGAAGAGTCTTGCCTTCCCTGGGAGGAAGCTGCTGCAGGAGGAGGGTCCTGACCCAGGAAGTCCTTGGAGAGAGGGGGCCCTGGCAAGGGTCAGTGTGGACAATGGGAGGCCCCAGGGGTGAAGTCAGACCTCCCAGTCCAGCCCTCACCTTCTTGGCCAGCAGATCGCAGGACTAAGGTTAGTAGCAGGAACTGCAGGGACAAGAGAAGGGATCCTGCCATggtgacctctctgagcctctcctGGGGCTGCCAGGCAGAGCAAGGGTCTCTCCTGCGTGGGCTGGTAAGGACAAAGAGTTCAGGAAGCAGGAGTCCAAGCCCCCATCCCTCCTCCACCAGACCCAAGGGTCTGGGCCCCAGCCCAGACCAGCAGACCTAAAAGCCCAAATCCTCAGTTCCTCCCCCACTTAGACCCAGGAGGCCAGGCCTCCAGACCTCCTTTTCCCTTGGGACTCAGAAATGTGGGTTCCCATCTCTTCTCATCCACAAGTCTAGATTCTCAGTTCCTTTCTCCCTAACAGACCTCAAATTCCAGACCTCCAGTCCCTCATCTCTCACAACCAGGATTCCAACCCCCCTCTCTCCTTTCAGAAGCAGGAGCCAGCTTCATCCCCCACCGAATAAGGCCCCTTCTCACCTCCGGAGGGTCTGATGTGATCTCGGCTCCACTCTCAATTGGGAGCCAAGCGTGTCCAGCCCTGTGGAGGGCGGCCCTCTTATAcaacccccgcccccacgccCGCCCCCAGCGCCCTCGGGTGCGGGAGGAGCCGGCTCTGAGACGCCCCCAACCTGCACTCGCAGTTATCTCGAAGCCCTGAGGCAGCGAAAGCAATTGGCCGCACTCAATTCTTGCTTCACCCTTCCTCTCTAGGCCAGGGTCGGGCGGTACCCAGCTAGTTCGCTCCGCCCATTCTGGCCCTAAGTCTGGTGCCTGCTGCAGATGAAACCAGGTGTTGGCTCCCAGGGGGGCCGTGGGAGCAAGAGTCAAGGTACTGCAGAGCTCAGGGAATGGCCTCCTCTGGGGCCATTTTCTTGACCTCATTCCCTCTCAGGGGTGGCCTACACCCTATACCCTAATTCAGACCGGCTTGTGGGAATTTGTCCAGGCTGGATCCCCACAGTGTCTTTGAGACTGAACCTACTCCCAGCCCTAATATAGGGACATGAATTTAAAAGAGAGTGCTTTCCCTAATCCCACTGTACCAAACGCTCACTATTATCAATTTAGTCTGCGTTCTCATATTATACACAGATTTCTACCATGTTATGTTTATAACAAAGAACTCTCTACTTAAGCATTAtgtaaaaaaactttttttctctgtaaaataccTTTGACAATTTTTCCTCCTAGTATCTTTAGAaaatttccccttccttcccaaggattacatagtattccattctatggTTGAACCATGCTTTGTGTACTGTGTTTCAAACTGGTGTATTTTGGATAGTTTTCATTGTAATAAAGCTGGAATGAATGTCTTTGTACATTCCTCTTTGCTCCTCTGCTTTTTTCAAGTATTCACTGAGCATTTACTCTGCCAGAAACTGTTCTACTCCTGGGGACACAGCAAGCAGTCaataaagcagacaaaaattCCTTCACAGAGGCTCTCCTACTGGGTGGAGGccatgaaatacaaaaataagtacataaaatatattgtttgttAGGTGGTGGGAAgtgttatggagaaaaataaaagcggGAATAGAGATAGGGAGTTATTGGGTCCTTCGACTCTCAGAGATCCCTGAGGTTATAATATTTGGAATGATGACTGGAAGGACTCCACATGAAGGTAACATTTGAGCAAAATCTTGAAGGAGGTGGCAAATGGATCCATGTAATTATCTGGGTCGTGAG
This region includes:
- the KLK7 gene encoding kallikrein-7 isoform X3, with the translated sequence MAGSLLLSLQFLLLTLVLRSAGQEGDKSGEKIIDGVPCTRGSHPWQVALLKGDQLHCGGVLVNEQWVLTAAHCLMSEYNVHIGSDQLGDNRSQKIRATKSFRHPGYSTQTHVNDLMLVKLSRRARLSSNVRKVNLPSRCEPPGTTCTVSGWGTTTSPDVTFPSKLMCTDVKLISSQDCKKVYKDLLGKSMLCAGIPNSKTNTCNGDSGGPLMCKGTLQGLVSWGTFPCGQPNDPGVYTQVCKYVKWIKETMRKHR
- the KLK7 gene encoding kallikrein-7 isoform X1 encodes the protein MSSEKRLTHHTAAIQEMEAASFWMMGPRRRDPCSAWQPQERLREVTMAGSLLLSLQFLLLTLVLRSAGQEGDKSGEKIIDGVPCTRGSHPWQVALLKGDQLHCGGVLVNEQWVLTAAHCLMSEYNVHIGSDQLGDNRSQKIRATKSFRHPGYSTQTHVNDLMLVKLSRRARLSSNVRKVNLPSRCEPPGTTCTVSGWGTTTSPDVTFPSKLMCTDVKLISSQDCKKVYKDLLGKSMLCAGIPNSKTNTCNGDSGGPLMCKGTLQGLVSWGTFPCGQPNDPGVYTQVCKYVKWIKETMRKHR
- the KLK7 gene encoding kallikrein-7 isoform X2, which produces MGPTHASPRRRDPCSAWQPQERLREVTMAGSLLLSLQFLLLTLVLRSAGQEGDKSGEKIIDGVPCTRGSHPWQVALLKGDQLHCGGVLVNEQWVLTAAHCLMSEYNVHIGSDQLGDNRSQKIRATKSFRHPGYSTQTHVNDLMLVKLSRRARLSSNVRKVNLPSRCEPPGTTCTVSGWGTTTSPDVTFPSKLMCTDVKLISSQDCKKVYKDLLGKSMLCAGIPNSKTNTCNGDSGGPLMCKGTLQGLVSWGTFPCGQPNDPGVYTQVCKYVKWIKETMRKHR